The proteins below come from a single Crossiella sp. CA-258035 genomic window:
- the rffA gene encoding dTDP-4-amino-4,6-dideoxygalactose transaminase — translation MTPTELHVPFNRAGMLGREMAYVTEAMSTGVMDGDGQFTRQAGELLAGLTKAQHVLLTTSCTHALELAALLLDLNPGDEVIMPSFTFPSTANAFALRGAVPVFVDCRADTLNIDERLIEAAVTERTRAIVVVHYAGVGCAMEEIQRIADRHGISVIEDNAHGLAGAYRGRPLGSFGALAAQSFHSTKNVHCGEGGALLINNPDLVERAEMIRDKGTNRNEYFRRKVDKYRWVSLGSSYLLSDLLAAFLSAQLEALPTIQARRHAVWNAYHEGLAVWAGDNGVVRPTVPADCLHSGHIYYLLLPDQTVRKAFLEHLARQGIKATFHYQPLHQAPAGERFGRCAPEGCPISTRVADQLVRLPLYSNMTDAEAARVVAAITDFVVS, via the coding sequence ATGACTCCGACGGAACTCCACGTCCCCTTCAACCGGGCCGGCATGCTGGGTCGAGAGATGGCCTACGTCACCGAGGCGATGAGCACGGGCGTCATGGACGGCGACGGCCAGTTCACCAGACAGGCCGGTGAGCTGCTCGCCGGTCTGACGAAGGCCCAGCACGTCTTGCTGACGACGTCGTGCACGCACGCGCTGGAGCTGGCGGCGCTGTTGCTCGACCTGAACCCGGGCGATGAAGTGATCATGCCGTCGTTCACGTTCCCGTCGACGGCGAACGCCTTCGCGCTGCGGGGAGCGGTTCCGGTCTTCGTCGACTGCCGCGCGGACACGCTCAACATCGACGAGCGGCTCATCGAGGCGGCGGTCACGGAACGGACGAGGGCCATCGTGGTCGTGCACTACGCCGGGGTGGGCTGCGCGATGGAGGAGATCCAACGCATTGCCGACCGGCACGGGATCAGCGTGATCGAGGACAACGCGCACGGGCTGGCCGGTGCCTACCGGGGCCGGCCGCTGGGCTCGTTCGGCGCGCTGGCCGCGCAGAGCTTCCACTCGACCAAGAACGTCCACTGCGGCGAGGGCGGCGCCCTGCTGATCAACAATCCCGATCTGGTCGAGCGGGCCGAGATGATCCGTGACAAGGGGACCAACCGCAACGAGTACTTCCGCCGGAAGGTGGACAAGTACCGGTGGGTGAGCCTCGGCTCGAGCTACCTGCTCTCCGATCTGCTCGCCGCTTTCCTCAGCGCGCAACTGGAAGCGCTGCCGACGATCCAGGCGCGCCGGCACGCCGTGTGGAACGCCTACCACGAGGGACTCGCCGTCTGGGCCGGGGACAACGGCGTGGTGCGGCCCACGGTGCCGGCGGACTGCCTGCACTCGGGGCACATCTACTACCTGCTGTTGCCCGACCAGACGGTGCGCAAGGCGTTCCTCGAGCACCTCGCGCGCCAGGGGATCAAGGCGACGTTCCACTACCAGCCGCTGCACCAGGCGCCGGCCGGCGAGCGTTTCGGGCGGTGCGCTCCCGAGGGCTGTCCCATCTCCACCCGGGTCGCCGACCAGCTGGTACGCCTGCCGCTGTACTCCAACATGACCGACGCCGAGGCCGCGCGCGTGGTGGCGGCCATCACCGATTTCGTGGTCAGCTGA
- a CDS encoding acyl carrier protein produces MSELTLRRLMEVMRDCAGDGEGVDLDGDIQDRSFDDLGYDSLARLETAAKLERDLGIRLPDEEVTEAMTPRDFLALVNESRSSTGTGG; encoded by the coding sequence ATGAGCGAGCTGACGCTTCGACGGCTCATGGAGGTCATGCGCGACTGCGCGGGTGACGGCGAGGGTGTGGACCTCGACGGGGACATCCAGGACCGCAGCTTCGACGACCTCGGCTACGACTCCCTCGCGCGGCTGGAGACCGCGGCCAAGCTGGAACGCGACCTCGGCATCCGCCTGCCGGACGAGGAGGTCACCGAGGCCATGACGCCAAGGGACTTCCTCGCACTCGTCAACGAGAGCCGCTCGTCGACCGGCACCGGTGGATGA
- a CDS encoding ketosynthase chain-length factor, which produces MVTGIGVVAPTGMDAATHWGSTVRGESALRRISRFDPAPYSSRIAGEISDFRAQDHLPSRLLPQSDHMTRLALVAADRAFEDAGVDLRSMPEYGVGVVTASTAGGFEFGQRELEKLWSLGPQHVSAYQSFAWFYAVNTGQISIRHGTRGPGGVLVTDHAGGLDVVAQARRNLRQGASMMIAGGVDGSPCPWGWVAQQAGGRLSTSAEPAAAYLPFDAAANGQVPGEGGALLVLESAEAARARGVSRWYGRILGYAATFDPAPGSDRPPTLRRAVELALADASVTPDQVDVVFADAAGVPELDRIEARAIRDVFGPHGVPVTAPKTMTGRLGAGGAALDLATALLAMNENVIPPTANVSSPVPGYELDLVLLPRPAPLSIALVLARGHGGFNAAMVCQNEPTTRKVAVR; this is translated from the coding sequence GTGGTCACCGGGATCGGGGTCGTCGCGCCGACCGGTATGGACGCTGCCACGCACTGGGGGAGCACCGTGCGCGGGGAGAGCGCGCTGCGCCGGATCAGCAGGTTCGATCCGGCGCCGTACTCGAGCCGGATAGCCGGGGAGATCAGCGATTTCCGCGCCCAGGACCACCTGCCGAGTCGCCTGCTCCCGCAGTCTGACCACATGACGCGGCTCGCGCTGGTAGCCGCGGACCGGGCGTTCGAGGACGCCGGGGTCGACCTGCGGTCGATGCCTGAGTACGGCGTCGGCGTCGTCACCGCGAGCACTGCCGGGGGATTCGAGTTCGGCCAGCGGGAGCTGGAGAAGCTGTGGAGTCTCGGGCCGCAGCACGTGAGCGCGTACCAGTCGTTCGCGTGGTTCTACGCGGTGAACACCGGGCAGATCTCGATCCGGCACGGCACCCGAGGGCCCGGCGGCGTGCTGGTGACCGACCATGCCGGCGGGCTGGACGTTGTTGCCCAGGCCCGCCGGAACCTCCGGCAGGGCGCCTCGATGATGATCGCCGGCGGCGTGGACGGCTCGCCCTGCCCGTGGGGGTGGGTCGCCCAGCAAGCAGGAGGGCGGCTCAGCACCTCGGCCGAGCCGGCGGCCGCGTACCTGCCGTTCGACGCCGCCGCGAACGGCCAGGTGCCCGGTGAGGGCGGCGCCCTGCTGGTGCTGGAGTCGGCCGAGGCGGCGCGGGCCCGCGGCGTCAGCCGCTGGTATGGGCGGATCCTCGGCTACGCGGCGACCTTCGACCCGGCACCGGGCTCGGACCGCCCGCCGACGCTGCGCCGCGCCGTGGAGCTGGCGCTGGCGGACGCGTCCGTGACGCCGGACCAGGTCGACGTGGTCTTCGCCGACGCGGCCGGCGTCCCGGAGCTGGACCGGATCGAGGCCCGGGCGATCCGGGACGTCTTCGGCCCGCACGGCGTCCCGGTGACCGCGCCGAAGACGATGACTGGCCGGCTCGGGGCGGGCGGTGCCGCGCTCGACCTGGCCACCGCGCTCCTCGCGATGAACGAAAACGTGATCCCCCCGACCGCGAACGTGTCAAGTCCGGTGCCCGGCTACGAGCTGGACCTCGTGCTCCTGCCGCGGCCGGCGCCGCTGTCCATCGCGCTGGTGCTCGCCCGTGGCCACGGGGGGTTCAACGCCGCGATGGTCTGTCAGAACGAGCCGACGACAAGGAAGGTGGCGGTGAGATGA
- a CDS encoding FAD-dependent monooxygenase, with the protein MTDADVVVVGGGPVGLMTACELALGGVRPVILERLAEPTGHDRAGVLHTRTVETLAARGLFARFREGNDITEGLPFAGIFSTGIVHEHLDTRHKFSLLVPQSQTERLLTDRAAELGVEIRRGHEVTGLAQNADEVTAEVTGPDGTYQFRGRYLVGCDGGRSSVRRLADMGFRGVEASVSALIGYATCQEKNLPMKWERAKGGIIVLGFPPEGGIGRVVTMEYNRPDVDRDAPATLTELREAVHRVTGREVPLTEPVLWLSRFSDRSGHAEHYRRGRVFVAGDASHVHFPIGGQGLNTGLQDAVNLGWKLAGRIHGWASEAVLDSYQRERQPVAQRVLMNTRAQLALMNPDEQHTTPLRTLVEELLGIEEVNRHLIAMITGTDIRYDLGETAPDHPLAGRFAPDLPLKTADGEVLVSRLLSSGRGVLLDLAGREDLRPLAQDRQDRVEVVAAHTDEPAPAAALLIRPDGYCAWATDSRERSVDDRDALREAIVHWFG; encoded by the coding sequence ATGACCGACGCCGACGTGGTGGTAGTGGGTGGCGGGCCGGTCGGCCTGATGACCGCCTGCGAACTGGCGCTGGGCGGGGTGCGCCCGGTCATCCTCGAACGGCTGGCGGAGCCGACCGGTCACGACCGGGCCGGTGTGCTGCACACCAGGACCGTCGAGACGCTCGCCGCGCGCGGCCTGTTCGCGCGCTTCCGCGAGGGCAACGACATCACTGAGGGCTTGCCGTTCGCCGGCATCTTCTCCACCGGCATCGTCCACGAGCACCTCGACACGCGGCACAAGTTCTCGCTGCTGGTCCCCCAGTCGCAGACGGAGCGGCTGCTCACCGACCGCGCCGCCGAGCTCGGCGTCGAGATCCGCCGGGGCCACGAGGTGACGGGTCTGGCGCAGAACGCGGACGAGGTGACGGCGGAGGTCACCGGGCCCGACGGCACATACCAGTTCCGCGGCCGGTACCTGGTGGGCTGCGATGGAGGGCGCAGCAGCGTCCGCCGCCTCGCGGACATGGGGTTCCGCGGCGTCGAGGCCAGCGTGAGCGCCCTGATCGGCTACGCGACCTGCCAGGAGAAGAACCTGCCGATGAAGTGGGAGCGGGCCAAGGGCGGCATCATCGTGCTCGGTTTCCCTCCGGAGGGTGGGATCGGCCGGGTGGTGACCATGGAGTACAACCGGCCCGACGTCGACCGGGACGCGCCCGCGACGCTGACCGAGCTGCGGGAGGCGGTGCACCGGGTGACCGGGCGCGAGGTGCCGCTCACCGAGCCGGTGCTGTGGCTGTCGCGGTTCAGCGACCGCAGCGGCCACGCCGAGCACTACCGCAGAGGACGGGTGTTCGTGGCCGGCGACGCCAGTCACGTGCACTTCCCGATCGGCGGCCAGGGCCTCAACACGGGGCTGCAGGACGCGGTCAACCTGGGGTGGAAGCTGGCCGGGCGGATCCACGGCTGGGCGTCGGAGGCAGTGCTCGACTCCTACCAGCGTGAGCGCCAGCCGGTCGCGCAGCGGGTGCTCATGAACACCCGGGCACAGCTGGCACTGATGAACCCGGACGAGCAGCACACCACCCCGTTGCGGACGCTGGTCGAGGAGCTGCTCGGCATCGAGGAGGTCAACCGGCACCTGATCGCCATGATCACCGGCACCGACATCCGGTACGACCTCGGTGAGACCGCACCGGACCACCCGCTCGCCGGACGTTTCGCCCCCGACCTGCCGCTCAAGACCGCGGACGGCGAGGTCCTCGTGTCCCGTCTGCTCTCCAGCGGCCGGGGCGTCCTGCTGGACCTGGCCGGCCGCGAGGACCTGCGCCCGCTCGCACAGGACCGGCAGGACCGCGTCGAGGTGGTCGCCGCGCACACCGACGAACCGGCCCCCGCGGCGGCGCTGCTCATCCGGCCGGACGGCTACTGCGCCTGGGCGACCGACAGCCGCGAGCGGTCGGTGGACGACCGCGACGCCCTGCGCGAGGCGATCGTGCACTGGTTCGGCTAG
- the rfbC gene encoding dTDP-4-dehydrorhamnose 3,5-epimerase yields MQMVPFTVRSCAIPGLTVLQTRQAADERGTVREFFRASAMTDAGLHAGPWQQINVTRTSPGALRGLHGEAMTKLIGVVSGAALGAYVDLRVDSPVRGRVVTVSLTPGVQVLVPPGVCNGYQAVGPEPIEYLYAFDREWVPGIGGVAVHALDPALGIEWPVLIDPADRSKLSAKDAGLPLLADALG; encoded by the coding sequence ATGCAGATGGTGCCTTTCACTGTGCGAAGCTGTGCGATCCCCGGCCTGACCGTGCTGCAGACGCGGCAGGCCGCCGACGAACGCGGAACGGTTCGAGAGTTCTTCCGCGCCTCCGCCATGACCGATGCCGGCCTGCACGCGGGGCCTTGGCAGCAAATCAACGTCACGCGCACGTCCCCGGGCGCGCTGCGCGGCTTGCACGGCGAAGCGATGACCAAGCTGATCGGCGTCGTGTCGGGTGCGGCGTTGGGCGCGTACGTCGACCTGCGGGTGGACTCGCCGGTGCGCGGCCGCGTCGTGACGGTGTCGCTGACGCCCGGGGTGCAGGTGCTGGTGCCGCCCGGCGTGTGCAACGGCTACCAGGCGGTCGGGCCGGAGCCGATCGAGTACCTGTACGCCTTCGACCGGGAATGGGTGCCGGGCATCGGCGGTGTCGCGGTGCACGCGCTGGATCCGGCGCTGGGGATCGAGTGGCCGGTCCTGATCGACCCTGCCGACAGGTCGAAGCTGTCCGCGAAGGACGCCGGGCTGCCGCTGCTGGCGGACGCGTTGGGCTGA
- a CDS encoding putative sugar O-methyltransferase codes for MTHTFQASRMWQRINEFWVTEDAAVDLTDFKSDRRNFNLALWDPAANGVRYFKAMLYHLASELTPAQWARIEPIRNREVGNPITVRIDGRPVCLDYLQAALELEFIEPHVDLRNADVLEVGAGYGRTCHAILSNHDVSSYCIVDLGNTLRLSRRYLREVLDDAQFAKVRFVDVDTEDPASTLAPMRFDLCVNIHSFTEMMPETVRAYLDLIAGTCAAFYVKNPVGKFFDKRLDGHWKGDEAVRYALEVGPLREVVDIYDNRAVASRAPGYVDTYRPAGDWTCLADARAEPWSYFWQAVYRKGDTAP; via the coding sequence ATGACCCACACCTTCCAGGCCAGCCGGATGTGGCAGCGCATCAACGAGTTCTGGGTGACGGAGGACGCGGCGGTCGACCTGACCGACTTCAAGTCGGACCGCCGGAACTTCAACCTCGCGCTCTGGGATCCGGCCGCCAACGGTGTCAGGTACTTCAAGGCGATGCTGTACCACCTGGCATCGGAGCTGACCCCGGCCCAGTGGGCCCGGATCGAGCCGATCCGCAACCGGGAGGTGGGAAACCCGATCACGGTACGCATCGACGGCCGCCCGGTGTGCCTCGACTACCTGCAGGCCGCGCTCGAGCTCGAGTTCATCGAGCCGCACGTCGACCTGCGGAACGCGGACGTGCTCGAAGTGGGGGCCGGTTACGGGCGTACCTGCCACGCGATTCTCTCCAACCACGACGTGTCGAGTTACTGCATCGTGGACCTGGGCAACACGCTCCGGCTGAGCCGCCGGTACTTGCGCGAGGTGCTGGACGACGCCCAGTTCGCCAAGGTCCGGTTCGTGGACGTGGACACCGAGGACCCGGCGAGCACGCTCGCGCCGATGCGGTTCGACCTGTGCGTCAACATCCACTCCTTCACCGAGATGATGCCGGAGACCGTGCGCGCCTACCTGGACCTGATCGCCGGCACCTGCGCCGCGTTCTACGTGAAGAACCCGGTCGGCAAGTTCTTCGACAAGCGCCTCGACGGTCACTGGAAGGGCGACGAGGCTGTCCGGTACGCCCTCGAGGTGGGGCCGCTCCGCGAGGTCGTGGACATCTACGACAACCGAGCCGTGGCGTCCCGGGCGCCCGGCTACGTCGACACCTACCGGCCGGCCGGCGACTGGACCTGCCTGGCCGACGCGCGGGCCGAGCCGTGGAGCTACTTCTGGCAGGCCGTCTACCGCAAGGGCGACACCGCGCCGTGA
- a CDS encoding beta-ketoacyl-[acyl-carrier-protein] synthase family protein: protein MTRRAVVTAIGIVAPGATGTKRFWDLISGGRTATRTISFFDPSPFRSQIAAECDFDPAREGLSPQQILRMDRAAQLAVVSARECLADSGLVIGDLDPARIGVSIGSAVGCTMGLEEEYVVVSDGGRRWLVDEDYAVRHLYNYFVPSSIAAEVAWEAGAEGPAALISTGCTSGLDAVGHAATLIREGAADVMLTGATDAPISPITVACFDAIKATSPRNDDPSHASRPFDRTRNGFVLGEGAAVFVVEELDHAIRRGAHIYAEIAGFASRSNAFHMTGLRPDGREMSVAIDAALAQAGRTPAQVDYINAHGSGTKQNDRHETAAFKRSFGEQAYRVPISGIKSMIGHSLGAIGSLEIAACALAIKHNVVPPTANLHHPDPECDLDYVPLVAREQRTDTVLTVGSGFGGFQSAMVLTDVAEAVL from the coding sequence ATGACAAGACGGGCGGTAGTGACCGCAATCGGCATCGTGGCCCCTGGCGCGACCGGCACCAAACGCTTCTGGGATCTCATCTCCGGAGGACGGACCGCGACCCGGACGATCAGCTTCTTCGACCCGTCGCCCTTCCGATCGCAGATCGCCGCGGAGTGCGACTTCGATCCCGCGCGCGAAGGCCTCTCCCCGCAGCAGATCCTCCGCATGGACCGCGCCGCGCAACTCGCCGTGGTGAGCGCGCGGGAGTGCCTGGCGGACAGCGGGCTGGTCATCGGGGACCTCGACCCCGCCCGCATCGGGGTGTCCATCGGCAGCGCGGTCGGCTGCACCATGGGCCTTGAGGAGGAGTACGTCGTGGTCAGTGACGGCGGCCGCAGGTGGCTGGTGGACGAGGACTACGCGGTCCGGCACCTCTACAACTACTTCGTGCCGAGCTCCATCGCGGCCGAGGTGGCCTGGGAGGCCGGCGCGGAGGGCCCGGCCGCGCTGATCTCGACCGGCTGCACCTCGGGCCTGGACGCGGTCGGGCACGCGGCCACGCTGATCCGGGAGGGCGCGGCTGACGTGATGCTGACCGGCGCCACGGACGCGCCCATCTCGCCCATCACGGTCGCGTGCTTCGACGCGATCAAGGCGACCTCCCCGCGCAACGACGATCCCTCGCACGCGTCCCGGCCGTTCGACCGGACGCGCAACGGGTTCGTCCTGGGCGAGGGGGCGGCTGTCTTCGTGGTGGAGGAGCTGGATCATGCGATCCGGCGCGGTGCGCACATCTACGCGGAGATCGCCGGGTTCGCCTCGCGGTCCAACGCCTTCCACATGACCGGGCTGCGACCCGACGGCCGGGAGATGTCGGTGGCCATCGACGCGGCGCTGGCGCAGGCCGGCCGGACGCCCGCGCAGGTTGACTACATCAACGCGCACGGCTCGGGCACGAAGCAGAACGACCGGCACGAGACGGCGGCGTTCAAGCGCAGTTTCGGCGAGCAGGCCTACCGGGTGCCGATCAGCGGGATCAAGTCGATGATCGGGCACTCGCTGGGCGCCATCGGCTCCCTTGAGATCGCCGCCTGCGCGCTGGCCATCAAGCACAACGTGGTGCCGCCCACCGCCAACCTGCACCACCCGGATCCGGAGTGCGATCTGGACTACGTGCCGCTCGTCGCGCGGGAGCAGCGAACGGACACGGTGCTGACCGTCGGCAGCGGCTTCGGGGGTTTCCAGAGCGCGATGGTGCTCACCGACGTCGCGGAGGCGGTCCTGTGA
- a CDS encoding TetR family transcriptional regulator — MTEHDKHGRPGRWRSGAESKQRVLQVARELFDQNGYSGTTVRAIATAAEVDPAMVFYFFGTKQGLFSAVIDMSGNVPPAIESIFAGSLGTIGERIVRTLVQNLDKSDRTPLVMLTRSAPTDPKSEALLREFIDREITDRLAALLGTPDAALRAGMVNVQILGLAVARYIVRIEPIASSSADELATMFGPLVQHCLTGRTTPS, encoded by the coding sequence ATGACAGAACACGACAAGCACGGTCGTCCCGGACGCTGGCGCTCCGGCGCGGAGAGCAAGCAGCGAGTCCTGCAGGTCGCCCGCGAACTGTTCGACCAGAACGGCTACAGCGGCACGACCGTGCGCGCGATCGCCACTGCGGCGGAAGTCGACCCGGCGATGGTGTTCTACTTCTTCGGCACCAAACAGGGCCTGTTCAGCGCCGTGATCGACATGTCCGGCAACGTCCCGCCAGCCATCGAGTCGATCTTCGCCGGCAGCCTCGGCACCATCGGCGAGCGCATCGTCCGGACACTCGTGCAGAACCTCGACAAGTCCGACCGCACGCCGCTGGTCATGCTCACCAGGTCGGCGCCCACCGACCCGAAGTCCGAAGCCCTGCTGCGCGAGTTCATCGACCGGGAGATCACCGACCGGCTCGCGGCACTGCTCGGCACGCCGGACGCTGCGCTACGGGCGGGCATGGTCAACGTCCAGATCCTGGGTCTCGCGGTAGCCCGGTACATCGTACGCATCGAGCCGATCGCATCATCATCCGCCGACGAGCTGGCCACCATGTTCGGTCCGCTCGTACAGCACTGCCTGACCGGACGAACAACACCATCGTGA
- a CDS encoding acyl-CoA carboxylase subunit beta, protein MRDRVADLARLRERLREGPGPAATQAQRSRGKLTVRDRLALLFDDGTFTEVEPWRRHRATGFGLEDRRPPTDGVVTGWGEVYGRTVFAYAHDFRIFGGALGEAHAQKIHKVMDLAESVGAPIVGLCDGAGARIQEGVTALAGYGGLFQRNVRCSGVLPQISVMVGPCAGGAAYSPALTDFVFMVRDISQMFLTGPDVVHAVTGEVITHDALGGADVHGELSGVAAFVHDSEADCLADVRYLLSLLPANNRELPPDGPADDPPQRRTERLLDLVPAEPRQSYDMYQVLTEIVDHGEFLEIHERWARNIICALARLGGQVVGIVANQPSHLAGALDIHASEKAARFVQTCDAFNIPLVTLVDVPGFLPGVDQEHGGIVRHGAKLLYAYCNASVPRVQLVLRKAYGGAYIVMDSQAIGSDISLAWPTCEIAVMGADAAASVIFRREIASAADPEKVRGQRIAEYQEALMHPFYAAECGLVDDIIDPADTRAALISALTMLRTKHRGVPARKHGNQPQ, encoded by the coding sequence ATGCGGGACCGGGTGGCGGACCTGGCGCGCCTGCGGGAGCGGCTGCGCGAGGGCCCCGGACCGGCCGCGACCCAGGCGCAGCGGTCGCGAGGCAAGCTGACCGTCCGGGACCGGCTGGCGCTGCTCTTCGACGACGGAACGTTCACCGAGGTCGAGCCGTGGCGGCGGCATCGCGCCACCGGCTTCGGGCTGGAGGACCGGCGCCCGCCCACCGACGGCGTGGTCACCGGGTGGGGCGAAGTCTACGGGCGGACGGTCTTCGCCTACGCGCACGACTTCCGGATCTTCGGTGGCGCGCTCGGCGAGGCGCACGCCCAGAAGATCCACAAGGTGATGGACCTGGCGGAGAGCGTGGGCGCGCCGATCGTCGGCCTCTGCGACGGTGCGGGCGCCCGGATCCAGGAGGGCGTGACCGCGCTGGCCGGGTACGGCGGCCTCTTCCAGCGCAACGTGCGCTGCTCCGGAGTGCTACCGCAGATCAGCGTGATGGTAGGCCCGTGCGCCGGAGGTGCGGCCTACTCGCCGGCGCTCACTGATTTCGTCTTCATGGTCCGCGACATCTCCCAGATGTTCCTCACCGGCCCGGACGTGGTGCACGCGGTCACCGGCGAGGTGATCACCCATGACGCGCTCGGTGGCGCCGATGTGCACGGCGAGTTGTCCGGGGTGGCGGCGTTCGTCCACGACTCCGAGGCGGACTGCCTGGCCGACGTCCGCTACCTGCTGTCGCTGCTGCCGGCGAACAACCGGGAGCTTCCGCCAGACGGCCCGGCGGACGACCCGCCGCAGCGGCGTACCGAGCGCCTGCTCGACCTGGTGCCGGCAGAACCCCGCCAGTCGTACGACATGTACCAGGTGTTGACGGAGATCGTTGACCACGGCGAGTTCCTCGAAATCCACGAGCGGTGGGCGCGCAACATCATCTGTGCGCTGGCGCGCCTCGGTGGGCAGGTCGTCGGCATCGTCGCCAACCAGCCGAGCCACCTGGCGGGCGCGCTCGACATCCACGCGTCGGAGAAGGCCGCACGGTTCGTGCAGACCTGTGACGCCTTCAACATCCCCTTGGTGACGCTGGTGGACGTGCCCGGCTTCCTGCCCGGCGTCGACCAGGAGCACGGCGGGATCGTCCGGCACGGCGCCAAGCTGCTGTACGCGTACTGCAACGCGAGCGTGCCCCGGGTCCAGCTGGTCCTGCGCAAGGCCTACGGCGGGGCCTACATCGTCATGGACTCCCAGGCGATCGGCTCGGACATATCGCTGGCCTGGCCGACCTGCGAGATAGCGGTCATGGGGGCCGACGCGGCAGCCAGTGTGATCTTCCGCCGGGAGATCGCGTCGGCCGCGGATCCCGAGAAGGTCCGCGGACAGCGCATCGCCGAGTACCAGGAGGCGCTCATGCACCCCTTCTACGCCGCGGAGTGTGGGCTGGTTGACGACATCATCGATCCGGCGGACACCCGCGCGGCCCTGATCAGCGCGCTGACCATGCTGCGCACCAAGCACCGCGGCGTTCCCGCGCGCAAGCACGGGAACCAGCCGCAGTGA
- a CDS encoding NAD(P)-dependent oxidoreductase — MPERELRGRTAVVLGGSGFVGRHVCAAMSAAGARVVRVVRSARPSLDDDSSTARLDLALDGPRALTGLLDEQDAEILVNAAGIVWGGSEEQLTAANAGVVALMAEAARGAARRPRLVQLGTAYEYGPAPYGTSTREDHPPAPTSPYGRSKLLGTRTVLRAAAEHGLEAVVLRLSVACGPGASRAGLSGIVADHLAAGRPEVRLAPLRAYRDVVDVRDAARAVVAAARAPSSAVAGATINVGAGRAVQVRELVDLMIALSGRSLRVVEEAGRPRARADAPWQRLDITAARRLLGWSPRRSLEESLRDLLASVGVHALNGTASAIHRE; from the coding sequence ATGCCGGAGCGGGAACTGCGAGGGCGCACGGCCGTGGTGCTCGGCGGGTCCGGGTTCGTCGGCCGGCACGTCTGCGCGGCAATGAGCGCGGCGGGCGCGCGGGTGGTGCGCGTTGTCAGGTCGGCTCGGCCCAGCCTCGACGACGACTCCAGCACGGCCCGTCTCGACCTGGCGCTCGACGGGCCACGCGCGCTGACCGGGCTGCTCGATGAGCAGGACGCGGAGATCCTGGTGAACGCGGCCGGAATCGTGTGGGGCGGCTCCGAGGAGCAGCTGACCGCGGCCAACGCGGGCGTGGTCGCGCTGATGGCCGAGGCCGCGCGGGGCGCGGCGCGGCGGCCGCGGCTCGTTCAGCTCGGCACCGCCTACGAGTACGGGCCCGCCCCGTACGGCACGTCGACCCGGGAGGACCATCCGCCCGCGCCCACCAGTCCCTACGGCCGTTCGAAGCTGCTGGGCACCCGCACGGTGCTGCGCGCCGCCGCGGAGCACGGTCTGGAGGCGGTGGTGCTGCGGCTGTCCGTGGCATGCGGCCCCGGCGCCTCACGGGCCGGCCTCAGCGGGATCGTCGCCGACCACCTCGCCGCGGGACGGCCGGAGGTTCGGCTGGCGCCGCTGCGGGCCTACCGCGATGTGGTGGACGTCCGGGACGCCGCGCGGGCGGTGGTCGCCGCGGCGCGGGCGCCCTCCAGCGCCGTGGCCGGTGCGACGATCAACGTCGGCGCCGGACGTGCCGTGCAGGTGCGCGAGCTGGTCGATCTCATGATCGCTCTCAGTGGCCGTTCGCTGCGCGTGGTGGAGGAGGCAGGCAGGCCGCGGGCGCGGGCGGACGCGCCCTGGCAGCGGCTGGACATCACCGCGGCCCGGCGGCTCCTCGGCTGGTCGCCGCGCCGGAGCCTGGAGGAGTCGCTCCGCGACCTGCTGGCATCCGTCGGCGTGCATGCCTTGAACGGGACGGCATCGGCGATCCATCGAGAGTAG